One window from the genome of Natrialba magadii ATCC 43099 encodes:
- the nadC gene encoding carboxylating nicotinate-nucleotide diphosphorylase yields MITDQQIDRWLREDVGHHDVTNQVPGETTGRLVAKADGVAAGLEAAAAVFEYLGVTVTAQLESGARIEAGDELLAVEGSARDVLRGERVAVNLAGHASGIATRTRRVVDEAREAQRAPQTQAAADREQGTESKSDSDSGSRPSSTDVRIAATRKTTPGLRGLEKRAVVAGGGDTHRLDLSHMIMVKDNHIAEMGLEGAIEHFRNRASFATKLDVEVETVEDAPRAAAAGADIVLLDNMTPAQTRDAVSLLAEYEGVLAEASGGITLESVADYAATGVDVISMGSLTHSAPSLDLSFRTGE; encoded by the coding sequence ATGATCACCGACCAACAGATCGACCGCTGGCTCCGCGAAGACGTCGGCCACCACGACGTGACGAATCAGGTGCCCGGCGAGACGACCGGCCGACTCGTCGCCAAAGCGGACGGCGTCGCCGCCGGCCTCGAGGCTGCAGCCGCCGTCTTCGAGTACCTCGGCGTGACAGTGACGGCCCAACTCGAGTCGGGCGCGCGAATCGAGGCGGGCGACGAACTGCTCGCCGTCGAGGGGAGCGCCCGCGATGTCCTCCGCGGAGAGCGCGTCGCGGTCAACCTCGCGGGCCACGCCTCGGGCATCGCGACGCGGACGCGTCGAGTCGTCGACGAGGCGCGCGAGGCACAACGCGCCCCGCAGACGCAAGCGGCCGCAGACCGCGAGCAGGGAACCGAATCCAAATCCGACTCCGATTCCGGCTCCAGACCCAGTTCTACCGACGTGCGAATCGCTGCAACCCGAAAGACGACGCCCGGCCTGCGCGGACTCGAGAAGCGCGCCGTCGTCGCCGGCGGCGGCGACACCCACCGGCTCGACCTCTCGCACATGATCATGGTAAAGGACAACCATATCGCGGAGATGGGTCTCGAGGGCGCAATCGAGCACTTCCGAAATCGCGCGTCGTTCGCGACGAAACTCGACGTCGAAGTGGAAACAGTCGAGGACGCACCGCGAGCAGCGGCGGCGGGTGCGGATATCGTCCTGCTCGACAATATGACGCCGGCACAGACCCGCGACGCCGTCTCGCTGCTCGCAGAGTACGAGGGCGTGCTAGCCGAAGCCAGCGGCGGGATCACACTCGAGTCCGTCGCCGACTACGCGGCCACAGGCGTAGACGTGATTTCGATGGGATCACTGACTCACTCCGCACCGTCGCTGGACCTGTCGTTCCGGACGGGGGAGTGA
- a CDS encoding aldehyde dehydrogenase family protein translates to MTELPLSPDAGTDAETDGWNALYLTGEWTEQGDRDSISVENPFTREELTTVPTGTPDDVDQAYEAAAATQEQWADQPPQDRAQVVTAALEFVRDNREAVLELLALEAGSARVKGVAEIQTATGMMQQAASFPFRMDGQQAESIVPGKQNTVERVPVGVVGVISPWNFPLHLSMRAVAPAIAAGNGVVLKPASNTPITGGLLLARIFEEAGAPEGLISVVPGSGSEIGDEIAGHDIPRVVAFTGSTPVGLSVAEQAAGNCALPALELGGNNVHVVTDRADVEQAADAGAFGSFLHQGQICISANRHLVHEEVYDEYVDQLAERAASLPTGDPTDEETIIGPIIDESQRDQIVEYVEDTVAEGATVEAGGDHDGLVVEPTVLSDANNDMPAACNEHFGPVAPVIPYSSTEEAIELANDTIHGLSGSVHSQDLAQARRIADGIETGMIHINDQPVNDEPHVPFGGMKQSGLGRYNGESILEEVTTTKWISVQREPREYPF, encoded by the coding sequence ATGACGGAACTTCCCCTTTCTCCCGACGCCGGAACCGATGCAGAGACTGACGGCTGGAACGCGCTGTATCTCACCGGCGAGTGGACCGAACAGGGTGACCGAGACTCGATTTCCGTCGAGAACCCATTCACACGAGAGGAACTCACGACGGTCCCCACCGGCACGCCAGACGACGTGGATCAAGCCTACGAAGCCGCTGCAGCGACACAGGAACAGTGGGCCGACCAGCCACCGCAGGACCGCGCCCAGGTCGTCACCGCCGCACTCGAGTTCGTCCGCGACAATCGCGAGGCGGTACTCGAGTTGCTCGCACTCGAGGCAGGGAGCGCGCGGGTCAAGGGAGTCGCCGAGATACAGACGGCGACGGGAATGATGCAGCAGGCGGCGAGCTTTCCGTTCCGAATGGACGGCCAGCAGGCGGAATCGATCGTCCCGGGCAAGCAAAACACCGTCGAGCGCGTCCCGGTCGGCGTCGTCGGCGTGATCTCACCGTGGAACTTCCCGCTACATCTCTCGATGCGGGCGGTTGCGCCGGCAATTGCGGCGGGCAACGGGGTGGTGCTCAAGCCAGCCTCCAACACGCCGATCACGGGTGGTCTCTTGCTGGCCCGCATCTTCGAAGAAGCGGGCGCGCCGGAAGGACTGATTAGTGTCGTTCCCGGTTCCGGCTCCGAAATCGGCGACGAAATTGCTGGCCACGATATCCCGCGCGTGGTCGCGTTCACCGGTTCGACGCCGGTCGGCCTCTCCGTCGCCGAGCAGGCCGCGGGCAACTGCGCGCTGCCGGCGCTCGAACTCGGCGGGAACAACGTTCACGTCGTCACTGACCGGGCAGACGTCGAACAGGCCGCCGACGCCGGTGCCTTCGGCTCGTTCCTCCACCAGGGCCAGATCTGCATCTCGGCCAACCGCCACCTCGTCCACGAGGAGGTCTACGACGAGTACGTCGACCAGTTGGCCGAGCGCGCCGCGAGCCTGCCGACCGGCGACCCGACCGACGAGGAGACGATCATCGGTCCAATCATCGACGAGAGCCAGCGCGACCAGATCGTCGAGTACGTCGAGGACACCGTCGCGGAGGGTGCCACAGTCGAAGCCGGCGGCGACCACGACGGCCTCGTCGTCGAACCAACGGTGCTCTCGGACGCCAACAACGACATGCCCGCCGCCTGCAACGAGCACTTCGGCCCCGTCGCGCCAGTGATCCCGTACTCGAGTACCGAGGAGGCGATCGAACTGGCGAACGACACGATTCACGGGCTTTCGGGTTCGGTGCACAGCCAGGATCTCGCCCAGGCGCGCCGGATTGCAGACGGGATCGAGACGGGGATGATCCACATCAACGACCAGCCGGTCAACGACGAACCTCACGTTCCGTTCGGCGGGATGAAGCAGTCCGGGTTGGGACGGTACAACGGCGAGTCGATACTCGAGGAGGTAACGACGACGAAGTGGATTTCGGTGCAGCGTGAGCCGCGGGAGTATCCGTTCTGA
- a CDS encoding ferredoxin, whose translation MTDDGDDGIQRASDVGSADAPPIEEKPYKIIFEANKCFGAGKCAEVSDNWEMSIASGIAKPNEYFIDEEELDHNVRAAEVCPAKKDDGCIHVIDRRTDKEIAPDPHGDGTLSVDW comes from the coding sequence ATGACTGACGACGGCGACGACGGCATCCAGCGCGCGAGCGACGTCGGCTCAGCCGACGCGCCGCCGATCGAGGAGAAGCCTTACAAGATCATTTTCGAGGCGAACAAGTGCTTCGGGGCCGGGAAGTGCGCCGAAGTCAGTGACAACTGGGAGATGTCGATTGCGTCCGGGATCGCCAAACCGAACGAGTACTTCATCGACGAGGAAGAGCTGGACCACAACGTCCGTGCGGCGGAGGTCTGCCCAGCGAAGAAAGATGACGGCTGCATCCACGTCATCGATCGCCGAACTGACAAGGAAATCGCGCCGGACCCACACGGTGATGGGACGCTGAGCGTCGACTGGTAG